CTTCACGACGCCCCAAGAAATCACGCGCCTGTTCTGGAAATAGTGCATATATCAAAACATCCTCAATATTATGTGCATATTGTTGAATCTCTTTTTCAAATTCAGGTAATTGCGATGCTAATAAATCAGCTGGCCGTTGTGTAATAGGCTGTTGGTCGCCAATAATCTTAGTAACCATTTCCGGTTTAATAGCTACTGGCGGATGACCATATAATCCTTTAACATAATCCTTAATTTCGTTAGGTACCACTTGGTAGCGTTGACCAGAAACAATATTCATTAATGCTTGAGTCCCCACCATTTGTGATAGCGGTGTTACCAATGGCGGGTAACCTAAATCTGCGCGCACTTTAGGGATTTCTTCCAACACGTCTTGATACGCATCCGCCATATTTTGGGCCTGTAATTGTGCTAATAGATTAGAAAGCATCCCGCCTGGTACTTGATAAACAAGTGCCTTAGGTTGAATATCTTTTACTTTTGGATTAAGGATGCCTTCTTCTCGAAAACGATCTCGAATGGGTGCGAAGTAGTCAGCCATTTCTGATAGTTTAGCTTGGTCTAAATCAACTTCATAACCTAAATTTTGTAAACTAATTAACATTGACTCAGTTGCTGGTTGACTAGTCCCGCCAGCAAATGGTGAGATTGCTGTATCAATAATATCAGCCCCAGCCTCAACCGCTTTAAGATAGGTCATTTCTGCAATACCACTTGTTGCGTGAGTGTGTACTTCTAAAGGTAAATCAACCTCTGCCTTTATTTTAGTAACCAGATCAAAAGCCGTTTGAGGTGTTAAAATACCAGCCATATCTTTAATACAAATTGAATCGGCACCCATATTAGCCATCTTAACGGCTAATTCGACATAATAAGGTACGGTATGAAAATCGCTTGTTGTATAAGCAATCGCTAACTGTGCATGCCCACCGTATTTCTTGGTTGCTTTTAAAGCTGTCTCCAGATTACGAGTATCATTCAAAGCGTCAAATAAACGAATGATATCAATCCCATTCGCTAACGACCGCTCGATAAAACTTTCAACAACATCATCAGCATAATTTTTATATCCTAATATATTTTGGCCCCGTAATAACATCTGTAGTTTCGTATTTGGTACTTGTTTACGAATTTGCCGTAACCTCTCCCAAGGATCTTCATTTAAATAACGAATGCAAGCATCAAAAGTTGCGCCACCCCAAACTTCGAGCGCATGATAACCCACTTGATCCATTGTTTTCAAGATCGGTAGCATATCCGCAATTGGCATTCTAGTTGCAATCAGGCTTTGCTGACCATCTCGTAAAACAGTTTCCGTTATTTCTACTTTCCGATTCACCATCTAGCATCCCAACCTTCTTCGATTATTTGTTCAATTTTTAGTTGGACTTCTAACAGACCATGCTGCCGTGAACGACTACAATTTTTCGCATCTTGACCACAAACTAGGCAGGTTCGTCTTGGTGCCCCTAAAGCCCCGCGACTAACTTGTACTAATTGTTCCGGTCCCCAATATAAGACATCCAAGTCCCAAATTGCCCCTAAGGGATTGCCTTGCTCAAAGCGAATCATCTCTTGCTTAATCTGTTTTGGCGCGATATCTAAAACAAAATAGAATTCCGGACCAGTTATTGCTTCAAGCTTAATGAGTTGGTCAACAAGTTTGTCCTTATATTGCTTTTGAATAGTCTCACAAAATTGCTGAACCAGTCCTTTTAAATTAGGTCCGGTTTTTATCGGACCCGGAATCCGCATCGTACCGCACAGTAAAGTCGCTTCTGGATATTTTTTAAGCAATCTTGTTTGATTAACAACCCGCTGCTCACGCGCTGTTAACATCTGACCTAAATCGATAGCTGGACCTGTTAGTTGCCGGAATTCAGACATTTTTGACCACATCGATCAATGTGCCATCACGGTATTCAATTAAAGCCACTGGTCGATCCCCATATTTAATAGGTGCCGGTTCACCTGTGATTGCATAAGCTTTTTCCTTTAAGGTTTCGATTGTCAGTTGTGGGATTTTACTATCTTTAAAAGCAGCAATTAAATCCGTTCGTAGTGGATTTATCGCAATCCCAAGTTCGGTAACGACCACATCAATGCTGCTACCAGGTGTAACCACCGTTGTCACTTGATCAACAATCGTTGGAATTCTTCCTCGAACGATTGGCGCAATCACCATACTCATCTTGCAAGCTGTACTTGTATCTGAATGGCCACCTGACGCGCCTCTCAATACACCATCTGAGCCGGTAATCACGTTCACATTAAACTGCGTATCAATTTCTAACGCTGATAAAATCGCAATATCCAATTGGTTAATTACTGCACCTTTGCTCAAAGGTGAGGCATACATGGCAGCGTCAATTTCGTAATGTTCACTATTTTTACCTAACGAAATCGCTGATGGATGATCAAAATCTTGAACATCAATTACTTTCTCTACTAAGCCATCTTCTAATAGTTCTGCCATTGCATTCGTAATACCGCCTAAGACAAAACTTGCTTTAATATTTTGATCAATCATTGCCTGTTTTAAAAAGCGGGTCACTGCTAGTGCTGCCCCACCTGTTCCAGTTTGAAATGAAAAACCATCTTTGAAATAAGTTGATTCTGTAATCATTTTAGCCGCATACTCAGCAATTAATAGTTCCTTAGGATTCTTCGTAAAACGAGTTGCTCCTTTAGCGATACCCTCTGGATCGCCAATCGCATCAACTTCAACAACATAATCCACTAATGTTTGCGGAATACTGATTGGTGTATTAGGATAAGGCATCAAACTATCAGTGATGATTACCACCTGATCTGCATATTGTGCATCAACCATCGCATAACCTAATGAGCCACACGTTGTTTTACCCTTCACACCATTAGCATTACCATACTCATCGGCACTAGGTGCACCTAAAAAGGCTACATCAATATGAATATCCCCCCGTTCGATTGCTCTAGCACGGTCCCCGTGAGAACGAATAATAACGGGATCAGCTAGAATACCTTCTGAAATTGCCGCACCAACTTTATCACGCAATCCGCTAGAGGTAACGTGGGTCACAACACCTTGTTTAATATAATCAATTAATGGTTCATGTACATTTGCAATGGAACTCGGTGCAATTGCAAGATCCTTAATGCCCATTTTAGCAATTTCAGCTAATACCATATTCATGATATAGTCGCCTTCTCTAAAATGATGATGGAATGAAATCGTCATACCATCTTTCAAACCAGTTTGAATAATCGCATCATGAATACTTGCTAATAGCTTACTATCTCGTGGTTTAACCGGATGTACTTTTTTAGTAGCACGTTGATAATCTTTAATGTTGGTTAATTCGCCAGCATAAACGCCATATTGGTTTGCATATTGGTCTGGAATATCCCGACCGACTTGATTAATCGTCATTATTTTACCTCCATATTAGCTGCTTTTGCCATTGCTAAAACGCGATAAGCGCGTTCAACAATTGGTTTATCAACCATTTTACCGTTAATCGCAATTACACCAGAGCCCTTTGATTCTGCTTCTTCAATTGCGGCTAATACTTCTTTTGCGTTTTGAATCTCAGCTTGCGTTGGTGCATAGATTGCATTAATAATTGGAATTTGGCGTGGATTGATAACAGATTTTCCGTCAAATCCTAATTGTTTAATGAGACTTGCTTCTTGTCGTAAGCCGTCTTCATTATCAACATCTGAATAAACAGTATCAATCGCGGCAATCCCTGCTGCACGTGCTGCATGTAAAATATAATTTCTAGCAAAAAACAACTCTTGACCATCTGGATAACGTCTTGTTTTTTGACTAGTAACATAGTCTTCGGCCCCAAGTGCAATCCCAATCATTCGGTTTGAAGCGATAGCAATTTCACGTGCATTTAATACCCCTTCAGCTGATTCAATCGCAGCCATCATTTTAGTTGTCCCAACTGGTATTTGATAGTGTCTTTCAACTGATTCAATCGCAGCATCTACAGCTCTGATATCATCGGCTGTTTCAGTTTTAGGTAGTCGAATAACATTAATACCGCCTAAAATCATGGCTTCGATATCCTGACGACCACCACTAGATAATTCATTAATTCTAACAACAGTTTCAACACTCTGATAATCAAATGTCTTTAAAGCTGAGTAGACTAACAAGCGTGCTGAGTCTTTTTCCTTCATTGAAACAGCATCTTCTAAATCAAACATAATCGAATCTGCACCATATAAAATTGCATCCCGTAACATTGCAGGGTTAGCACCTGGTACAAACATCATTGTTCTTCTTAAGCGATCCATTTGTTAATCTCCTCCCAATCGTAATCTTCTTTACCTAGGCCGCGATAAACAGCAACAATGGTTCTGGCCTTAATCGTACAATCCAAAGCACCTTTATCAACTGCATCTACCGTAACGTTTGTAATCTCAAATTGCTTTAATACGGATTCAATCATCGTTCTAATCTGTTGACCAAACTGTTTTTCAACATTACTTTGTAGTTTAATTTCTAAACCTGTCTTATTGGGACTTAAGGTAATCATAATATCACTTGATTCCATCGTCCCCGCTGTTGCAATTTGCTTTAATTCCATTAGCCCTAACTCCCTTTCAAAATTGTATAAGTCTGTTGTGGTACTAATTTTTGAACCGTTTCCCAATCATCCTGCTCAATCGCGGCCCGAACGCGAGTTGCACTAATCACCGTGCCATCTTGTGTGAGCCTTGGGATGATTTTTAGTTTAAGTTTATTCCCAAAAACGGCCATCATTTGTTCATTATAAATTTGCGTTACTGGCGATAAAGGTTCTTCACCCACCCAACGCGTTTGAATTGATAAAATAGGTGCAATAATTTCTAGAAATAAAGTGGCATCAACTTTAGCTTGTACCTTAGCAATATCTTGATTCGCTTTTTCCTTTAAAAAATAAGTTGGAAACGTCATATTGGAAACAATATAGTTATCGGTTGGCAATACCACGATCTTAGGATTATCTTGCGTCACTTGACGAACAATCTCAAGGCGTGTCGCTTCTGAAAAAGTCGAGCGATTCTCAGAAACGACAAACAGATATAGCACATCACTAGCGGCAGCCGCTGTTTCAATCAAATATTGATGTCCCAGAGTCAGTGGATTAGCGTTCATTACAATAGCGCCTATCCGCCGGCCTTCTCTTTTGGCAGTTAGTAATTTCTGACGATAGGTGTCAATATTAGGAAAACCTCGTTCCAAAACAACAACAGTATCTGTTTTTACAATGACTTTAAATCCTAATGATTCAAAATAGACAGCTGTTGCTGGTTTTGTATAAACAAAACTATGATATTTTTGAAGTTCTTCCAGGTAAGTCAACAGATCTTGAACCACTAATGCTAGTAAATTCTGGGACTGTTGGTTATTCTTAATCGCAACACATTTGATGATATTGTCATAAACTGAGCCGGTGGCGATCAATTCTTCACCTTCAAACAAACCAACCGTATAATCAACTTGCCAATCCGCCGTTAAACCAGATTCATTTAATAGCACTTGCCATTTTTGCGCTTCTTCTTGATTAATCGTTAACCAAATCCGTTTACTCGTTACCATTTTTAATTAACCGGGAAGAACTTGATTAATAATTTAGCTGCGACGAAAAGGATAAAAAGTACTAGAAAAACGCCACCCATTCCGAATATCATTAGTTCTAAAGCTGTTTCTAGATTAGTCCACATTAAGCTTCTCCTCCTAGCTGAAAAATGATAGTAATAACCCACCAGCAATTACTGAGGCAATTTGTCCTGAAACATTTGCACCAACTGCATACATTAATACAAAGTTTTTAGGATCTTCTTCTGATGCCATTTTCTGAATGACTCGACTTGACATTGGAAATGCCGAAATACCAGCGGCACCAATCATCGGATTAATTTTTTCTTTTCTAAAGATATTCAATAACTTAGCGAATAACACACCACCCACTGAATCCATAATGAATGCGACTAAACCAAACGCAATAATCATTAATGTTTGAACATTCAAAAATAAACCAGCTTGCATCTTAACTGAAATTGTCAACCCTAATAAAATACTGACAATATTCACTAATTCATTCTGAGCCGTGTTGGATAACCGATCTAGTACACCACATTCTCGCAATAGATTGCCAAACATTAAGAAACCAACTAACGGTAATGAAATTGGTGCGATAAATCCAGCCAAAATAGTGATAATGATTGGGAATAAAATTTTAGTCATTTTTGAAATATTTTCTGCCTTATAGGTCATGCGAATCTGACGTTCTTTTTTAGTCGTTACGGCTTTAATTGCCATCGGCTGAATAATGGGCACTAAGGCCATATAGGAATAGGCCGCAACTGTAATTGGTCCCAGTAACTTCGGCGCTAATTGATTAGAAACAAAGATGGCTGTTGGCCCATCCGCCGCACCAATAATACCAATTGAAGCCGCTTCTTGAATATCAAATCCAAACAACACAGCGACAACAATGGTGAAGAAAATCCCGAACTGAGCGGCTGCACCAAATAACAACATAAATGGATTCTGTAGTAACGGCCCAAAATCAATCATTGCACCAATTCCGATAAAAATTAGTAACGGAAATAATTCGGTATTAATACCAGCATTGAATAAAACATCTAGAACGCCTTCTGTTTTGGAACCACCCACAACTTGTGTTAAAACCCCAGTCCCCGGGAAGTTAACGAGTAACGTTCCTAAACCCATCGGTACTAGCAAGGTAGGCTCGTATTCTTTTTTAATCCCTAAATACATCAATAAACAACCAATCAGCATCATCACAATTTGACCGATTGTAATACTTGTAATGCCTTGCACTAAGGCTGCCATAATAAGCCCCCCTACTTAATCGTAATTAATGCATCACCTGCATTAACCGATTGATTTCGTTCTACAAATATTTCTGATACTTGACCTGAGCGATCAGCAACGATTTCATTTTCCATTTTCATTGCTTCTAAAACCAATAATGGTTGATTTTCAACGACTTGATCACCTGGCGTCACTAGTATTTTGATAACAGTTCCGGGCATTGGTGCTGCCATCGCATCAGCACCAGCTGACGCTTGATTCACAGCTGGTTGACTCTCTGTTTTTTCTTCAGATGCCGGTGCTGCTGGTTGCTCTACAGCTTGTGTGACTGGTGCCACCGGTGTTGGTGTGCCGCCAATTTCTTCCATTTCAACTAAATATTCTTGACCATCAATTGATATTTTAAATTTTCTTAACATTACGCTTCCTCACTCACTCTCTTTTTAATTGAACGTACAACGTATTGTTGCTGTTCTTGTGTCGCCATCAAACAACTGGCAATCATGCTAACCCGTTTTGCCTCTGGATTAGGCACTAGTAATCGCCGAACAATAAATTGGCTCTTGGGATTTTCGCCACTAGCAATACTGGTCGCAATTAATATTACCTGTGGATATGCCTTAGGATTAACCGAGACGTATTTAGGTACCGTTAGCCATTCTTCTTTTATAGATTCTTCTGGCTGTTTAAGCGGTTCAGATACCGGTTGTTTTTGCTTTTTGAACCAACCAAACATCTCATCATCTCTCCTTTCAATTAAGAATGTTTAATGTTGTGGAATATAAAGTGGCATATGGCCTGATAAAATAATTGTAATCACAAAGATGACAAACACCCCTAACGCATATTTAGCGGCTTCTTTTTGCCATTGCCCCATATCTAATCCTGTTAATCTTAATAATAGATAGATAAACGCAACCAATGGGCTGAGTAGATGGAATGCTTGACCCATTAATGAGGCTAAAGCCATATCCATATTACTGAAACCATATGCACGCCCCGCCTGTGCTAGAACCGGTAATACCCCAAAATAAAAACCATCATTTGAGATAAAGAATGCACCTGGTGCAGAAATAACAGCAATGACTAAGCCCCAGAAACCGGCTAATTGGTGCGGAATAATCTGAGTAAAGCTTTGTGCCAATGCTTCAGCCATTCCAGTTCCTTGGAATAATCCCATGAAGACCCCGGCTGCAAAGACAAGGATAACAACTTGAACGGCGTCCCCACCATTTTCACCAATTCGTTTAGATTGATCCTTTAAAGATGGATAGTTAACCATTAATGCAATACATGTCCCAACAAGGAATAGTAGTAATGGTGGCATTTCAATCGCTGAGATAAATGACCCTGCAACTAACCAACCAATTAAGACAATTGTCAAAATACCATTAAAAACAAAATTCTGTGGGCGACGCATTTTTTGAACTTCTGGATCAGTGACAGCCGTCATTTCTTCAATTTCAGCGTCTGTTAATTGCTTAACACCTAATCGTTTACGTTCTTGACGTCCCATATGTGGTGCAACGTAGAAAATAACGTAGGCTAATGCTAAAATCATCCCTGGTGCTAGATAGGCTAAAATACTAGCATCAACATTTAAAACGGCCATTGCTCTAGCCGTTGGTCCGCCCCAAGGCAGTAAATTCATGATCGTATTTTGTAAAATAACTAAAACACCTAAGTTCATTAGTTTCATATCAAGTTTTTTGTAGATTGGAATAAAAGCAGAACAACAGATTAAAGTAGTTGTTGTCCCATCCCCATTTAGGGAAACGGTTGCCGCAACAACGGCTGTTGCAATTAAAACTTTCATCGGATCACCTTTAGCGAAGTGAATCATCTTCTTAGTAATCGGATCAAACAATCCCGCATCTAACATAATTGAAAAATATAAAATTGCAAATAATAACATAATACCGGTGTTCGCTGTAGTTTTGATACCTTCTAATACGAAATCACCCAAAGTTCCTTTTTTAGCAACACCTGTCAGCATTGCAACAATAGCAAAGATTAGTGGAATAATAACTAGTGCTGTGAAAGGTGACATTTTTTTCTTCATGATAATATACATA
This DNA window, taken from Latilactobacillus sakei, encodes the following:
- a CDS encoding sodium ion-translocating decarboxylase subunit beta — translated: MAALVQGITSITIGQIVMMLIGCLLMYLGIKKEYEPTLLVPMGLGTLLVNFPGTGVLTQVVGGSKTEGVLDVLFNAGINTELFPLLIFIGIGAMIDFGPLLQNPFMLLFGAAAQFGIFFTIVVAVLFGFDIQEAASIGIIGAADGPTAIFVSNQLAPKLLGPITVAAYSYMALVPIIQPMAIKAVTTKKERQIRMTYKAENISKMTKILFPIIITILAGFIAPISLPLVGFLMFGNLLRECGVLDRLSNTAQNELVNIVSILLGLTISVKMQAGLFLNVQTLMIIAFGLVAFIMDSVGGVLFAKLLNIFRKEKINPMIGAAGISAFPMSSRVIQKMASEEDPKNFVLMYAVGANVSGQIASVIAGGLLLSFFS
- the citC gene encoding [citrate (pro-3S)-lyase] ligase codes for the protein MVTSKRIWLTINQEEAQKWQVLLNESGLTADWQVDYTVGLFEGEELIATGSVYDNIIKCVAIKNNQQSQNLLALVVQDLLTYLEELQKYHSFVYTKPATAVYFESLGFKVIVKTDTVVVLERGFPNIDTYRQKLLTAKREGRRIGAIVMNANPLTLGHQYLIETAAAASDVLYLFVVSENRSTFSEATRLEIVRQVTQDNPKIVVLPTDNYIVSNMTFPTYFLKEKANQDIAKVQAKVDATLFLEIIAPILSIQTRWVGEEPLSPVTQIYNEQMMAVFGNKLKLKIIPRLTQDGTVISATRVRAAIEQDDWETVQKLVPQQTYTILKGS
- a CDS encoding oxaloacetate decarboxylase (Converts oxaloacetate to phosphoenolpyruvate using ATP as an energy source), yielding MVNRKVEITETVLRDGQQSLIATRMPIADMLPILKTMDQVGYHALEVWGGATFDACIRYLNEDPWERLRQIRKQVPNTKLQMLLRGQNILGYKNYADDVVESFIERSLANGIDIIRLFDALNDTRNLETALKATKKYGGHAQLAIAYTTSDFHTVPYYVELAVKMANMGADSICIKDMAGILTPQTAFDLVTKIKAEVDLPLEVHTHATSGIAEMTYLKAVEAGADIIDTAISPFAGGTSQPATESMLISLQNLGYEVDLDQAKLSEMADYFAPIRDRFREEGILNPKVKDIQPKALVYQVPGGMLSNLLAQLQAQNMADAYQDVLEEIPKVRADLGYPPLVTPLSQMVGTQALMNIVSGQRYQVVPNEIKDYVKGLYGHPPVAIKPEMVTKIIGDQQPITQRPADLLASQLPEFEKEIQQYAHNIEDVLIYALFPEQARDFLGRREDRFYDVPVQKIEIKFETEF
- a CDS encoding citrate transporter produces the protein MLLTIIAYAMIIVFMYIIMKKKMSPFTALVIIPLIFAIVAMLTGVAKKGTLGDFVLEGIKTTANTGIMLLFAILYFSIMLDAGLFDPITKKMIHFAKGDPMKVLIATAVVAATVSLNGDGTTTTLICCSAFIPIYKKLDMKLMNLGVLVILQNTIMNLLPWGGPTARAMAVLNVDASILAYLAPGMILALAYVIFYVAPHMGRQERKRLGVKQLTDAEIEEMTAVTDPEVQKMRRPQNFVFNGILTIVLIGWLVAGSFISAIEMPPLLLFLVGTCIALMVNYPSLKDQSKRIGENGGDAVQVVILVFAAGVFMGLFQGTGMAEALAQSFTQIIPHQLAGFWGLVIAVISAPGAFFISNDGFYFGVLPVLAQAGRAYGFSNMDMALASLMGQAFHLLSPLVAFIYLLLRLTGLDMGQWQKEAAKYALGVFVIFVITIILSGHMPLYIPQH
- the citF gene encoding citrate lyase subunit alpha, giving the protein MTINQVGRDIPDQYANQYGVYAGELTNIKDYQRATKKVHPVKPRDSKLLASIHDAIIQTGLKDGMTISFHHHFREGDYIMNMVLAEIAKMGIKDLAIAPSSIANVHEPLIDYIKQGVVTHVTSSGLRDKVGAAISEGILADPVIIRSHGDRARAIERGDIHIDVAFLGAPSADEYGNANGVKGKTTCGSLGYAMVDAQYADQVVIITDSLMPYPNTPISIPQTLVDYVVEVDAIGDPEGIAKGATRFTKNPKELLIAEYAAKMITESTYFKDGFSFQTGTGGAALAVTRFLKQAMIDQNIKASFVLGGITNAMAELLEDGLVEKVIDVQDFDHPSAISLGKNSEHYEIDAAMYASPLSKGAVINQLDIAILSALEIDTQFNVNVITGSDGVLRGASGGHSDTSTACKMSMVIAPIVRGRIPTIVDQVTTVVTPGSSIDVVVTELGIAINPLRTDLIAAFKDSKIPQLTIETLKEKAYAITGEPAPIKYGDRPVALIEYRDGTLIDVVKNV
- the citX gene encoding citrate lyase holo-[acyl-carrier protein] synthase, yielding MWSKMSEFRQLTGPAIDLGQMLTAREQRVVNQTRLLKKYPEATLLCGTMRIPGPIKTGPNLKGLVQQFCETIQKQYKDKLVDQLIKLEAITGPEFYFVLDIAPKQIKQEMIRFEQGNPLGAIWDLDVLYWGPEQLVQVSRGALGAPRRTCLVCGQDAKNCSRSRQHGLLEVQLKIEQIIEEGWDARW
- the citD gene encoding citrate lyase ACP, whose protein sequence is MELKQIATAGTMESSDIMITLSPNKTGLEIKLQSNVEKQFGQQIRTMIESVLKQFEITNVTVDAVDKGALDCTIKARTIVAVYRGLGKEDYDWEEINKWIA
- the citE gene encoding citrate (pro-3S)-lyase subunit beta; this encodes MDRLRRTMMFVPGANPAMLRDAILYGADSIMFDLEDAVSMKEKDSARLLVYSALKTFDYQSVETVVRINELSSGGRQDIEAMILGGINVIRLPKTETADDIRAVDAAIESVERHYQIPVGTTKMMAAIESAEGVLNAREIAIASNRMIGIALGAEDYVTSQKTRRYPDGQELFFARNYILHAARAAGIAAIDTVYSDVDNEDGLRQEASLIKQLGFDGKSVINPRQIPIINAIYAPTQAEIQNAKEVLAAIEEAESKGSGVIAINGKMVDKPIVERAYRVLAMAKAANMEVK
- a CDS encoding acetyl-CoA carboxylase biotin carboxyl carrier protein subunit (composes the biotin carboxyl carrier protein subunit of the acetyl-CoA carboxylase complex, the enzyme that catalyzes the carboxylation of acetyl-CoA to malonyl-CoA, which in turn controls the rate of fatty acid metabolism); its protein translation is MLRKFKISIDGQEYLVEMEEIGGTPTPVAPVTQAVEQPAAPASEEKTESQPAVNQASAGADAMAAPMPGTVIKILVTPGDQVVENQPLLVLEAMKMENEIVADRSGQVSEIFVERNQSVNAGDALITIK